The Leishmania infantum JPCM5 WGS CACT00000000 data, contig 21, whole genome shotgun sequence DNA window ccttctcctccagctcgctctgcagacgctccttctccgcgttcgcctcctccagctggccgcgcagcgcctcgttgtcctccttggcggccgcggcctccgagcccttctcctccagctcgctctgtaggcgctccttctccgcgttcgcctcctccagctggccgcgcagcgccgcgctgtcctccttggcggccgcggcctccgagcccttctcctccagctcgctctgtaggcgctccttctccgcgttcgcctcctccagctggccgcgcagcgcctcgctgtcctccttggcggccgcggcctccgagcccttctcctccagctcgctctgtaggcgctccttctccgcgttcgcctcctccagctggccgcgcagcgcctcgctgtcctccttggcggcctccgcctccgaggccttctcctccagctcgctctgtaggcgctccttctccgcgttcgcatcctccagctggccgcgcagcgtctcgttgtcctccttggcggcctcggcctccgagcccttctcctccagctcgctctgcagacgctccttctccgcgttcgcctcctccagctggccgcgcagcgcctcgttgtcctccttggcggcctccgcctccgagcccttctcctccagctcgctctgcagacgctccttctccgcgttcgcctcctccagctggccgcgcagcgcctcgctgtcctccttggcggccgcggcctccgagcccttctcctccagctcgctctgcaggcgctccttctccgcgttcgcctcctccagctggccgcgcagcgtctcgttgtcctccttggcggcctcggcctccgagcccttctcctccagctcgctctgcagacgctccttctccgcgttcgcctcctccagctggccgcgcagcgtctcgttgtcctccttggcggcctcggcctccgagcccttctcctccagctcgctctgcagacgctccctctccgcgttcgcctcctccagctgctgggtcgcctcctccagctggccgcgcagcgcctcgctgtcctccttggcggccgcggcctccgagcccttctcctccagctcgctctgcaggcgctcgttctccgcgttcgcctcctccagctgctgggtcgtctcctccagctggccgcgcagcgcctcgctgtcctccttggcggccgcggcctccgagcccttctcctccagctcgctctgcagacgctccttctccgcgttcgcctcctccagctggccgcgcagcgcctcgttgtcctccttggcggcctccgcctccgagcccttctcctccagctcgctctgcagacgctccttctccgcgttcgcctcctccagctggccgcgcagcgcctcgctgtcctccttggcggcctcggcctccgagcccttctcctccagctcgctctgcagacgctccttctccgcgttcgcctcctccagctggccgcgcagcgcctcgctgtcctccttggcggccgcggcctccga harbors:
- a CDS encoding kinesin K39, putative — protein: TLRGQLEEANAENERLQSELEEKGSEAEAAKEDSEALRGQLEEANAEKERLQSELEEKGSEAEAAKEDSEALRGQLEEANAEKERLQSEREEKGSEAAAAKEDSEALRGQLEEANAEKERLQSELEEKGSEAEAAKEDSEALRGQLEEANAEKERLQSELEEKGSEAEAAKEDNEALRGQLEEANAEKERLQSELEEKGSEAAAAKEDSEALRGQLEETTQQLEEANAENERLQSELEEKGSEAAAAKEDSEALRGQLEEATQQLEEANAERERLQSELEEKGSEAEAAKEDNETLRGQLEEANAEKERLQSELEEKGSEAEAAKEDNETLRGQLEEANAEKERLQSELEEKGSEAAAAKEDSEALRGQLEEANAEKERLQSELEEKGSEAEAAKEDNEALRGQLEEANAEKERLQSELEEKGSEAEAAKEDNETLRGQLEDANAEKERLQSELEEKASEAEAAKEDSEALRGQLEEANAEKERLQSELEEKGSEAAAAKEDSEALRGQLEEANAEKERLQSELEEKGSEAAAAKEDSAALRGQLEEANAEKERLQSELEEKGSEAAAAKEDNEALRGQLEEANAEKERLQSELEEKGSEAEAAKEDSEALRGQLEEANAEKERLQSELEEKGSEAEAAKEDSEALRGQLEETTQQLEEANAEKERLQSELEEKGSEAEAAKEDNEALRGQLEKTTQQLEEANAEKERLQSELEEKGSEAAAAKEDSEALRGQLEEANAEKERLQSELEEKGSEAEAAKEDSEALRGQLEETTQQLEEANAEKERLQSELEEKGSEAEAAKEDNEALRGHLEEATQQLEEANAEKERLQSELEEKGSEAEAAKEDNETLRGQLEEANAE